ACAGTTCGTCCAGGAGCACGTTCATCTCGTGGTAGAGTCCGGTGTTATAGGTAGGAGCACCTACGATGAGACCTTTATAGCGGAACAGATCGCGGATGATGTAGGAGTGGTGAGTCTTCGACACATTATACATCACGATATTCTTTACACCGGCTTCGGCAGCACTGCGGGCAATAACTTCGGCAGCACGCTCGGTATTGCCATACATGGTGCCATAGCAGATCACAAGACCGGGCTCGGCTTCATAACGCGACAACTGGTCGTAGATGCCAATCACCTTCTCTACATTCTCGTGCCATACCGGTCCGTGGGTAGAACAGATATAGTCAACCTTCACCCCAGCGAGTTTCTTCAGGGCCATCTGTACGGGAGTACCGTATTTTCCTACGATATTGGAATAGTAGCGCACCATCTCCAACCAGAAGGTGTCGCAGTTCATTTGCTCGTCGATAAACGCGCCGTTCAAGGCACCGAAGCATCCGAAGGCATCACCAGAGAAAAGTATCGTTGCATCTTCAGCATTACTGTGAGCGGTAGCCAACTCTACACTCTCCACTCTACACTCTCCACTCTTACATAGTGTCATCATGGTCTCAGGCCAGTGCACCATAGGAGTGAGTACAAACTGAAGCTCGTGGTTGCCCAATGAAAGAGCGTCTCCGTTCTTCACCTCGTGCAGTCCGTCGGTAAGTTTGTAGAAACCGGCCATCATATCGAATGTCTTCTTATTGCCGACAATCTGAATGTTGGGATAGAACTGGCGCAGCAGGGCCAGCGAGCCGCTGTGGTCGGGTTCCATGTGGTTCACTACAACATAGTCGATAGGACGGTCACCGATCACCTCGCGTATGTTTTCGAGGAAAGGTATGAAGAAGTCAACCTCAACAGTGTCGATGAGGCACACTTTCTCGTCGTTGATCAGATAAGCATTGTAACTAACGCCGTTTGGCAATGGCCAAAGGCCTTCGAAGAGCGTCTTGTTGCGGTCGTTGACGCCTACGTAATAGATGTTTTTGATGATTTCTTTCATAATGTATTGATTAGTTTTCCGAATTCGGGTTCAATATAGTTATTGAAGCTGTGGCAAACATTTGCAGCGAAACGGTTGCCGCTTTCTATGAGACGGTCCCACTGCTGTTCGGTGAGTCCGTTTTCAATATTCTCACGAGTGATGCCGTCGCGGATGAGGCCGAACACAAAACCTGCATTGAAATTATCGCCGGCACCAATAGTGCTTACCACCGTTCCATCATTCTGGATGGGATATTGTTTGGCAAAACCATTGTCGGCTCTTACCTCAACGGGTTGGGCGCCGCGTGTATAGATGAATTTCTTGGTGTAGAAAGATATTTCAGAGCGATACACAGAGTCGGCATCCTTTTTCTTGTACATAATCTCAAAGTCCTCTTCGCTGCCGCGTACTATATCGGCCATTTCCAGATTTTCGATGATATTGGGCGTTACGCGCAGCAGGTCGGTCTTGTGCGATGCACGGTAGTTCAGGTCGTAATAGAGAATAGCTCCCTGTTTGTGGGCATAGTCGAGAAAAGCTGCCACCTGTGGGCGAACCACGGGGTTGATGGCAAAGAACGAGCCGAATATCACCACGTCGTCCTCATGGATGTCAGGGTAGGTAAAGTCTATCTGGTCGTGTGGATGGTCTTTGTAAAACAGGTAGTCGGCATTGTTCTCCTCGTTGAGGAAAGCCAGTGAGATAGGCGATTTAGAATCAGGAAAAGTACAAACGCCCGACTCATCGACACCATTGTCTTTCAAGAAATTTTTGATTAACTGGCCCACACGGTCATTACCTGTTTCGCCGATAAAAGAAGCAGGAATGCCTGCGCGTCCTAAAGAGATGATTGCATTGAAGGCAGAACCACCGGGCACTGCCTGTACGGGCTGATCGCCCTTGAAAATAATGTCGAGAACGGTCTCGCCTATACCTATAACTTTTCGCATATTGCAGATAAATAATCCTATTGAAGTTTTTGCAAAATTACAAATTAGCTTGTTAATAACCAAATTTTAACGTGAGAAAGACTCTTGTTTTTATTATTTTTCCTATCTTTGCAAATTGAACTTGATCCTATAAATAATTACAAATCAAAACATTGCTATATAATGAAAAAACTACTATCACTACTATTATGTGCCTTACCCTTTACAGCCGTGATGGCGCAAGAGGAAACAGAGATCACTACAACTCAGGCAAAGAGCATGTACAAGAATACTTCTAAGAAGCGAATCAGTGTGCATGATCCGTCTGTTGTCTATGAGCCGGTATCCAAGCGTTATTACATTTTCGGCTCGCATAAATCCGGTGCTTATTCTACCAATTTGCAGAACTGGACCTCGTCGGCTCCAACATGGCAAGTTGGTACTAACACAAATGCTGCCAATAAGGATGCTTTCGTGACTCCTGCCGTCACCAAGGTGATGAAGGGTGGGGTGGAAGTTGATTTCCCCGCTTTCAATGCCATGGAATGGTCGGGGCGTACGGATGAGTCCTATAATATAGACGGCAATATGTGGGCTCCTGACGTGTTGTGGAACCCAATCATGGAGAAATGGTGCATGTATCTGAGCATCAATGGCGATGCGTGGCATTCCAGTATTGTGTTGCTTACTTCCGACAAGATTACGGGCCCGTAT
The sequence above is a segment of the Prevotella sp. E9-3 genome. Coding sequences within it:
- a CDS encoding carbohydrate kinase, translating into MRKVIGIGETVLDIIFKGDQPVQAVPGGSAFNAIISLGRAGIPASFIGETGNDRVGQLIKNFLKDNGVDESGVCTFPDSKSPISLAFLNEENNADYLFYKDHPHDQIDFTYPDIHEDDVVIFGSFFAINPVVRPQVAAFLDYAHKQGAILYYDLNYRASHKTDLLRVTPNIIENLEMADIVRGSEEDFEIMYKKKDADSVYRSEISFYTKKFIYTRGAQPVEVRADNGFAKQYPIQNDGTVVSTIGAGDNFNAGFVFGLIRDGITRENIENGLTEQQWDRLIESGNRFAANVCHSFNNYIEPEFGKLINTL
- a CDS encoding FprA family A-type flavoprotein, with the translated sequence MKEIIKNIYYVGVNDRNKTLFEGLWPLPNGVSYNAYLINDEKVCLIDTVEVDFFIPFLENIREVIGDRPIDYVVVNHMEPDHSGSLALLRQFYPNIQIVGNKKTFDMMAGFYKLTDGLHEVKNGDALSLGNHELQFVLTPMVHWPETMMTLCKSGECRVESVELATAHSNAEDATILFSGDAFGCFGALNGAFIDEQMNCDTFWLEMVRYYSNIVGKYGTPVQMALKKLAGVKVDYICSTHGPVWHENVEKVIGIYDQLSRYEAEPGLVICYGTMYGNTERAAEVIARSAAEAGVKNIVMYNVSKTHHSYIIRDLFRYKGLIVGAPTYNTGLYHEMNVLLDELSQKDIKGRLFGWFGSYSWASKAVSEIQKWNDERLHYDAVGTPVEIKQALNSETIAQCEALGRAMAEALKK